A stretch of the Nicotiana tabacum cultivar K326 chromosome 6, ASM71507v2, whole genome shotgun sequence genome encodes the following:
- the LOC142182209 gene encoding uncharacterized protein LOC142182209, with the protein MENNAINIVVDATTPVAPTVSVSVPSPITYAKPFPDVSKIKVFGGDNFKHWQERVHSILDMHGVAFALTDPKPTEATSIQMDQWVHANKVCRHIIISTLSNELFDVYVSYKETKEIWESMITKYTTEDATKQKFVIGNYYKWEMTEDKDIDAQINEYHKLIEDLKSEDISLPEQFVAGMLIEKLPKSWSDYKQQLKHKHKQLLLKDLVKHIIIQNTNRKQVVADEGKEIATRANLVENNKRQNKSNNRYDKGNGYKPKTNNQTFKKKSNCFVCGKPGHHAAQCRKRVGNDNPAKTKVNLTEAKADDIIAAVVSQVNLVANVKDWVLDFGATRHICANKKDLVSYTQVEEGEEVVYLCDSRTTPVLGKGKVLLKLTSDKILALNDVLHVPSIRANLVSVGLLGKVGVKVSFESDKVVLTKNNNFVSKENQLDEKIKRVRSDRGGEFILLNDYCEKEDIIHEITPPYSPQSNGVAEIKNRILKEMMNNMIVSSGAPDNLWGETILSACHLQNRIPYKKTGKTPYELWKGSSLDLVHKTKFFLSSNFEMKGMGEVSVILGMKIIRDDSSLMLTQEHYVERILKKFDNFNVVPVSTPYDASSQLKKNKGDPIDQNKYAQIIGSLMYLMNFTRPDIAYAVYRLSRYTQNPSHDHWIVLVRVMKYLRGTMNYGIKYSGFPNVLEGYSDANWISDSDETKFTRGYVFTLDRGVVAWKSAKQTIIARSTMESEFVALELAGNEAE; encoded by the exons ATGGAGAATAACGCTATtaatattgttgttgatgctACTACACCTGTTGCACCAACTGTTTCTGTTTCTGTTCCATCACCAATTACCTATGCCAAACCTTTTCCTGATGTTTCAAAAATTAAGGTTTTTGGTGGAGATAATTTTAAGCATTGGCAGGAACGGGTGCATTCTATTTTGGATATGCATGGAGTTGCTTTTGCACTTACTGATCCTAAACCAACTGAAGCAACTTCTATTCAGATGGATCAATGGGTTCATGCTAATAAGGTATGTAGACATATTATAATTTCTACTCTTTCTAACGAATTGTTTGATGTCTATGTTTCCTACAAAGAGACAAAAGAAATCTGGGAGTCAATGATAACAAAGTACACTACTGAAGATGCTACTAAACAAAAGTTTGTAATTGGAAACTACTACAAGTGGGAGATGACGGAGGACAAAGACATAGATGCACAAATCAACGAATATCACAAGTTGATTGAAGATCTCAAATCTGAAGATATTTCTCTTCCCGAACAGTTTGTTGCTGGTATGCTTATAGAAAAACTTCCCAAATCTTGGAGTGACTACAAACAACAATTGAAACACAAACACAAGCAATTATTGCTGAAGGACTTGGTCAAGCACATTATAATTCAAAATACAAATCGCAAGCAAGTTGTTGCTGATGAAGGAAAGGAGATTGCTACAAGAGCCAACCTAGTGGAGAACAATAAGCGGCAGAACAAATCAAATAACAGGTATGATAAAGGAAATGGTTATAAGCCCAAAACCAACAATCAAACCTTCAAGAAAAAAAGTAACTGCTTTGTGTGTGGCAAACCTGGCCATCATGCTGCTCAATGCCGGAAGAGGGTTGGGAATGATAATCCCGCTAAGACTAAAGTAAATTTAACTGAAGCCAAAGCGGATGACATAATTGCTGCAGTTGTTTCCCAAGTGAACCTTGTGGCCAATGTGAAAGATTGGGTGTTAGATTTTGGTGCCACTAGGCACATATGTGCTAACAAAAAAGACTTAGTGTCTTACACTCAAGTTGAGGAAGGAGAAGAAGTTGTATATCTTTGTGACTCAAGGACTACTCCAGTTCTTGGAAAAGGCAAAGTTCTTCTCAAACTCACATCTGACAAAATTTTGGCATTGAATGATGTGTTGCATGTTCCTAGTATCCGAGCCAATTTGGTCTCTGTGGGATTATTAGGAAAAGTGGGGGTGAAGGTTTCTTTTGAATCTGATAAGGTCGTGTTGACCAAGAATAATAATTTTGTTAGCAAAG AAAATCAATTAGATGAGAAAATCAAAAGAGTTAGATCCGATAGAGGTGGtgaatttattttgttgaatgaTTATTGTGAGAAAGAAGACATAATTCACGAGATAACTCCGCCATATTCTCCACAGTCAAATGGTGTAGCGGAAATAAAAAATAGGAtcttaaaggaaatgatgaataaCATGATTGTTAGTTCTGGTGCTCCGGATAATCTTTGGGGTGAAACCATTTTATCTGCTTGTCATTTACAAAATAGAATTCCTTATAAGAAAACGGGTAAAACTCCTTATGAGTTGTGGAAAGG TTCTAGCCTTGATTTGGTACATAAAACCAAATTTTTCTTGTCTTCTAATTTTGAGATGAAAGGCATGGGAGAAGTTAGTGTTATTTTAGGCATGAAAATTATAAGAGATGACAGTAGTTTGATGTTGACTCAAGAACATTATGTTGAAAGAATTCTTaaaaaatttgataattttaatgTGGTACCTGTAAGCACTCCTTATGATGCTAGTAGTCAGTTAAAAAAGAATAAGGGAGATCCTATTGATCAAAATAAATATGCTCAAATTATTGGTAGCCTAATGTATTTGATGAATttcactagacctgatattgcataTGCTGTGTATAgattgagtagatatactcaAAATCCGAGTCATGATCATTGGATTGTATTAGTAAGagtaatgaaatatttgagaggtACCATGAACTATGGTATTAAATATAGTGGATTTCCCAATGTACTAGAAGGATACAGTGATGCTAACTGGATCTCTGATTCAGATGAGACAAAATTCACTAGGGGATACGTGTTCACCCTCGATAGGGGTGTTGTGGCATGGAAATCAGCTAAACAAACTATAATAGCTAGATCTACCATGGAATCTGAGTTTGTGGCATTGGAATTAGCTGGCAATGAGGCCGAGTGA